One part of the Arachidicoccus terrestris genome encodes these proteins:
- a CDS encoding ABC transporter permease, with product MRSLSNYNIKIAWRNLKGHRFYSLLNVLGLTIGMATSILLLIWVEYQFSFDKFHHQYKQIYRLNTTIQSEDGPVTWDQAPSGLPVLTQGVSGIGKMIRLKSWGDQNISTVDRTRIFDGNNIAYIDPGFLEVFDYPILYGSRSTFLHNINATAITQGLALKLFGTDKAIGKKIRYFGDTYEVATVLKDFPENSTLQYSALFPMNAYSRRMVAAGSIPNSHYVNEAVDNIEFQDFFLLDPGADPASVAAAISENYEKQKNNELSFSLQPLSGLHLTAPGGDPSGLRMVQMLLLVAIIVLVVACINYMNLTTARSLTRLKEVSVRKINGAAKMQLFWQFMTEAVVLFLAAALLSLGLVYGLLPFVGHFTGADLTLVIREPKTAGIIGAVFGGTLLLATVFPAYLLSGLQAAKAIKGMVKESRYGRLRKVLVIVQFSASFILMMGAIVIHRQMRYLFNKDIGYNKHYAFAVPMTNNMVDRAAELEADLLKSTAVEATGVSNAYDIARVENQTGNVGWNGKPENDKTLFTVISGDKAFIHTMQFRFVAGGNFSGTPSDSNKYILNEVAARRMQLKPPYIGQRIVNGGMPGEVIGIVKDFNYQPLTQAVGPLIIDSRGFKNILYVRTTASKAQQAIREAEKLYKVYSGNAPFAYYFLDKSFHDKYRSEQRTGGLLKAFSVVALLISGLGLFGLATYTAEVKKKEIGIRKVLGASVSSLVRLMTGQFLKLVFLAVVVGTPVAWLVTTRWQHQFAYKVDIGLFSFLMGAFIVIMMTVTTILFIALKSAKSNPVNSLKSE from the coding sequence ATGAGAAGTTTGTCAAATTACAATATAAAAATTGCCTGGCGTAACCTAAAAGGGCACCGGTTCTATAGCCTGCTCAATGTACTCGGACTCACCATTGGTATGGCGACCAGTATACTGCTTCTGATATGGGTCGAATATCAGTTCAGCTTTGACAAGTTTCATCATCAATATAAGCAGATTTACAGACTGAATACTACCATACAATCAGAAGACGGCCCTGTCACCTGGGATCAGGCCCCCAGCGGTCTGCCGGTATTGACTCAAGGAGTATCGGGCATAGGTAAAATGATCCGGCTCAAGTCCTGGGGCGATCAGAATATCTCAACTGTGGATCGGACCCGGATATTTGACGGTAATAATATAGCTTACATAGATCCGGGTTTTTTAGAGGTGTTTGATTATCCGATTTTGTATGGCAGTAGGTCCACCTTTCTTCATAACATCAATGCCACAGCCATTACTCAGGGGCTGGCACTTAAATTATTTGGTACGGACAAGGCCATAGGTAAAAAAATCCGTTATTTCGGGGATACGTACGAAGTGGCAACGGTCTTGAAGGATTTCCCTGAAAACTCAACACTGCAGTATAGTGCGTTGTTTCCGATGAACGCCTATAGCAGGCGTATGGTGGCGGCGGGGTCAATTCCAAATAGCCATTATGTGAATGAGGCAGTGGATAATATAGAGTTTCAGGACTTTTTTCTTCTGGATCCCGGGGCTGACCCTGCCAGTGTCGCTGCAGCCATCTCAGAGAATTATGAAAAGCAAAAAAATAATGAACTCAGCTTTTCCCTGCAACCTCTCAGCGGTTTACACTTGACAGCGCCCGGCGGCGACCCCTCTGGCCTGAGAATGGTACAGATGCTGCTGTTAGTGGCTATAATCGTCTTGGTGGTCGCTTGCATCAACTATATGAACCTTACTACGGCCAGGTCCCTGACTAGGCTCAAGGAAGTATCTGTTCGTAAAATTAACGGCGCTGCCAAAATGCAACTGTTCTGGCAGTTTATGACGGAAGCGGTTGTATTATTTCTGGCAGCGGCTCTTCTTTCTCTTGGCCTTGTTTATGGCTTATTACCCTTTGTGGGCCATTTTACGGGTGCAGATTTGACCCTTGTCATCCGGGAACCCAAAACAGCAGGTATTATCGGGGCGGTCTTTGGCGGAACGCTATTGCTGGCTACCGTTTTCCCCGCCTATTTATTATCCGGTTTACAAGCGGCAAAGGCTATTAAGGGGATGGTCAAAGAAAGCCGGTACGGGAGACTTCGTAAAGTGCTGGTCATTGTTCAGTTCAGCGCGTCTTTTATATTGATGATGGGAGCTATTGTGATACACCGGCAAATGCGGTATCTCTTCAATAAAGATATCGGGTATAATAAACATTATGCTTTTGCGGTACCTATGACGAATAACATGGTAGACCGGGCGGCTGAACTGGAAGCGGACTTATTAAAATCAACCGCCGTTGAAGCAACCGGCGTCAGTAACGCCTATGATATAGCCCGTGTTGAGAATCAAACCGGCAACGTTGGTTGGAATGGAAAGCCTGAAAATGACAAGACTTTGTTCACAGTGATTTCAGGCGATAAAGCCTTTATCCATACCATGCAATTCCGGTTTGTGGCTGGAGGTAATTTTTCAGGAACACCTTCAGACAGTAATAAGTATATTTTAAACGAGGTGGCGGCCCGACGTATGCAGCTGAAACCGCCTTATATTGGCCAGCGAATTGTAAATGGAGGTATGCCGGGAGAAGTGATTGGTATCGTAAAGGACTTTAATTATCAGCCGCTGACCCAGGCGGTTGGCCCGCTGATTATCGACAGCCGTGGCTTCAAGAATATCCTCTATGTACGTACGACTGCTTCCAAAGCACAGCAGGCTATCCGGGAAGCTGAAAAGTTATATAAAGTGTATTCGGGCAACGCCCCTTTTGCGTATTACTTTCTGGACAAAAGCTTCCACGATAAATATCGGTCAGAACAAAGAACCGGCGGTTTATTGAAGGCATTTTCTGTGGTCGCTTTGCTAATTTCCGGCCTGGGCCTCTTTGGACTGGCTACCTATACGGCGGAAGTAAAGAAAAAGGAAATTGGTATTAGAAAAGTATTGGGTGCCAGTGTGAGCAGCCTGGTCAGGCTAATGACGGGCCAGTTTTTAAAGCTGGTTTTTCTGGCAGTAGTTGTAGGCACGCCGGTCGCCTGGCTGGTCACTACCAGATGGCAGCATCAGTTTGCCTATAAGGTAGATATAGGCCTGTTCAGTTTTCTGATGGGTGCATTCATTGTCATAATGATGACAGTAACGACTATTTTGTTCATTGCGCTGAAATCTGCCAAGTCAAATCCTGTCAATAGCCTGAAATCAGAATAG
- a CDS encoding glycoside hydrolase family 43 protein encodes MYRKTRIILILLLVCSQAYSQLRYTNPVLAGFYPDPSICRVGDDYYLVNSSFSYFPGLPIFHSRDLVNWRQIGNAMDRNSQLQLGNGGVSRGLFAPTLRYHNGVYYIMCTNVSQGGNFIITAKNPAGPWSDPIFTPDASGIDPSLFFDDDGKVYITYNSEAPDNKPLYDGHRTIRLIEYDIRQMKAIGTNKILVNGGTNLDEKPIWIEGPHLYKINGWYYLMCAQGGTGFNHTEVIFRSKKVDGPYLSYKGNPILSQLTLDKNRKDPVTSTGHADLVETPDGKWYAVFLGCRPYESDYYNTGRETFLAPVKWKEGWPVILDSDLALPYTFPVPSDTIKKVYNPFSGNYTFRDDFDKAVLDNRFLMLRNPTAGLYTIKDGQLHLPLKKITASGDGNPAFIGFRQAHLKGTATVSMDFSANKENEKAGIMIFQSEHAFYYLCKSVKDGKPVVSLYKAGSVSDQDMALLAQAPLSKSRSLQLRIVANGAHYGFQYAQKPNQWVTLKSGVDGKLLSTKDAGGFVGCLYALYATSLGEDSHLGAAYNWFEYKGSDDAYKLQ; translated from the coding sequence ATGTACCGTAAAACCCGAATTATTTTAATTTTGTTGCTCGTCTGTTCTCAGGCATATAGTCAGTTAAGGTATACCAATCCGGTACTTGCCGGATTTTACCCCGATCCCAGTATTTGCAGGGTGGGAGATGATTATTATCTGGTGAATTCCAGCTTTTCATATTTTCCCGGACTGCCGATATTTCATAGCAGGGATCTGGTAAATTGGCGTCAGATTGGCAATGCGATGGACCGCAATAGCCAGTTACAACTCGGGAACGGAGGGGTTTCCAGAGGTCTATTCGCACCTACACTACGTTATCATAATGGGGTGTATTATATCATGTGCACAAATGTGTCACAGGGGGGTAATTTTATTATTACTGCCAAAAATCCGGCCGGGCCTTGGAGCGACCCTATATTTACACCGGATGCCAGCGGGATTGATCCATCTTTATTTTTTGATGACGATGGCAAAGTGTACATCACCTACAACAGCGAAGCGCCGGATAATAAGCCGCTCTATGATGGTCATCGGACAATTCGATTGATTGAATATGATATCCGGCAAATGAAAGCAATAGGGACGAATAAGATACTGGTTAATGGAGGGACGAATCTTGACGAAAAGCCGATTTGGATAGAAGGGCCACATTTATATAAAATAAATGGCTGGTATTACTTGATGTGTGCACAAGGCGGTACAGGATTTAATCATACCGAAGTTATCTTTAGGAGTAAAAAGGTTGATGGTCCATATCTTTCCTATAAAGGGAACCCGATTTTGTCACAGCTTACATTGGATAAAAACAGAAAAGACCCGGTCACCTCCACCGGTCATGCAGATCTGGTGGAGACTCCGGACGGTAAGTGGTATGCGGTATTTTTGGGGTGCCGTCCGTATGAGAGCGATTATTACAATACAGGTAGAGAGACTTTTCTCGCACCTGTTAAGTGGAAAGAAGGCTGGCCGGTTATCCTGGATTCTGATCTTGCCCTGCCCTATACGTTCCCGGTGCCTTCAGATACAATAAAAAAGGTGTATAACCCCTTCAGCGGTAACTACACTTTCAGGGATGATTTTGATAAGGCTGTTTTAGATAACCGGTTTTTGATGTTGAGAAATCCGACTGCGGGACTATATACAATTAAGGACGGTCAATTGCATCTGCCTTTGAAAAAGATAACTGCTTCAGGCGACGGTAACCCGGCTTTTATAGGATTCCGGCAAGCTCATTTAAAAGGCACCGCAACGGTGAGTATGGATTTCTCCGCCAATAAAGAAAATGAAAAAGCAGGCATCATGATTTTTCAAAGTGAACACGCATTCTATTATCTCTGTAAATCCGTCAAAGATGGAAAACCGGTAGTCTCGCTGTATAAAGCGGGATCAGTTTCGGACCAGGATATGGCTTTGTTGGCGCAGGCACCGTTATCTAAAAGCCGGTCTTTACAATTGAGAATAGTAGCCAATGGTGCCCATTACGGATTTCAGTATGCTCAAAAGCCGAATCAGTGGGTTACTTTAAAATCTGGTGTAGACGGCAAATTGCTGAGCACAAAGGATGCCGGCGGATTTGTGGGCTGTTTATATGCTTTGTACGCAACCTCCCTGGGAGAAGACAGCCATCTTGGTGCTGCCTATAATTGGTTTGAGTATAAAGGAAGCGATGATGCCTACAAATTGCAATAG
- a CDS encoding DUF6159 family protein has protein sequence MGFIEKVKNGWKICELSLKVLQSNKKLIIFPIISGIALFVILTSFFIGIGAALGWHFEQLNQSDNNVMRYLVTFVVYLVSYTVVIFFNIALMHCVKLYFQGKEVSLSIGFKYSVSRLAYIISWSAFAATVGLILKIIQDNVGKLGKILVGLLGIAWGISTFFVVPIVAYEDKSPWNALKESVEMMKKVWGESLTAGFSFGILQFCALIVMAVFSVALILVNVYVGIAVFVLGLVLIFSVFSSLNSIFISAIYIKVSTDIDVKEFAGTDVQELFVQKQK, from the coding sequence ATGGGATTCATTGAAAAAGTAAAAAATGGCTGGAAGATCTGCGAGCTATCATTGAAAGTGTTGCAATCAAACAAAAAACTGATCATTTTTCCGATTATCTCAGGTATTGCGCTTTTTGTTATTCTCACTTCATTCTTTATCGGTATCGGTGCTGCCCTCGGATGGCATTTTGAGCAACTGAACCAATCGGATAATAACGTTATGCGCTATCTCGTCACCTTTGTCGTATACCTGGTGAGCTACACGGTTGTCATTTTCTTCAATATCGCGCTCATGCACTGCGTGAAGTTATATTTCCAGGGCAAGGAGGTCAGTTTATCCATTGGCTTTAAGTATAGTGTAAGCAGATTGGCTTATATTATATCCTGGTCAGCATTCGCTGCAACAGTAGGCCTGATCTTAAAGATCATCCAGGACAACGTAGGAAAATTAGGAAAAATACTTGTGGGCCTACTGGGCATCGCCTGGGGTATCTCTACTTTTTTTGTAGTCCCTATTGTCGCTTATGAGGATAAAAGTCCCTGGAATGCCTTAAAAGAGTCGGTCGAAATGATGAAAAAGGTTTGGGGAGAGAGTCTGACTGCCGGCTTTAGTTTTGGTATCTTGCAGTTTTGTGCATTAATAGTAATGGCTGTTTTTAGCGTGGCGTTGATTCTTGTCAATGTGTATGTCGGAATCGCGGTCTTTGTTTTGGGTTTGGTACTGATCTTTTCTGTTTTTAGTTCCCTGAACAGCATTTTTATCAGTGCCATCTATATCAAGGTCAGTACTGATATCGACGTCAAAGAATTTGCAGGGACCGATGTTCAAGAATTGTTTGTGCAAAAACAGAAGTAA
- a CDS encoding alanine dehydrogenase, whose protein sequence is MAGSKPIITTAFSYETLEETLDIKRKGAKLAIGIPKELAFQEDRIALIPDAVSVLVGNGHSVIIQSKAGEGSKFSDKDYSEAGAKITLDPDEVFKQPILIKSAPITLSDLPKLQKGQVIMSPLNHSLLQREILEELSRKKITTLGFEMLKDDSGTFPIVRSMSEIAGSAAMLLAGQFLACSNNGKGVLLGGISGIPPTKVIIIGAGVVGEFATRTAVALGASVKVFDNNVYRLKRLQNNLGFRVWTSVIEPKILAKQLKTCEVAVGALSSEKGRVPIVVTENMVSKMRPGSVILDVCIDRGGCFETSELTSHEKPIFRKHDVIHYCVPNIASGFARTASHAISNVLMPMLLKIADEGGLDSILWHNFNLRNGIYMFKGQVTNFYLSERFNMKYTDLNLLLATSRR, encoded by the coding sequence ATGGCAGGATCGAAACCGATTATTACTACAGCTTTCAGCTATGAAACGCTGGAAGAAACCCTGGATATAAAGAGAAAAGGAGCGAAATTAGCCATTGGGATTCCCAAGGAATTGGCGTTCCAGGAAGACAGGATTGCCTTGATTCCCGATGCCGTCAGCGTACTGGTCGGTAACGGCCATAGTGTTATTATACAATCCAAGGCAGGCGAGGGAAGCAAGTTCAGTGATAAAGACTATAGCGAAGCCGGTGCGAAGATCACATTGGATCCGGACGAAGTATTCAAACAGCCTATTCTTATTAAAAGTGCGCCCATCACCCTGTCCGACCTGCCTAAACTTCAGAAAGGGCAGGTTATCATGAGTCCGTTGAATCATTCTTTGTTGCAGCGAGAGATCCTGGAGGAGCTATCCAGGAAAAAAATCACGACACTGGGTTTTGAAATGCTCAAAGACGATAGTGGTACGTTTCCGATCGTACGGTCCATGAGTGAGATTGCCGGCAGTGCCGCCATGCTGCTGGCCGGCCAGTTTCTGGCCTGTTCTAATAATGGCAAGGGCGTGTTGCTGGGAGGGATCAGCGGGATTCCGCCTACGAAGGTTATTATTATTGGTGCCGGTGTTGTGGGCGAGTTCGCGACGCGGACTGCTGTGGCGCTGGGTGCATCTGTAAAAGTATTTGACAATAATGTGTACCGGCTCAAAAGGCTGCAGAACAATCTGGGGTTCAGGGTCTGGACCAGTGTGATTGAGCCCAAGATTCTGGCTAAGCAGCTCAAAACCTGCGAGGTAGCCGTCGGTGCCCTTTCCAGTGAGAAAGGCCGGGTACCCATTGTTGTAACGGAAAATATGGTGTCCAAAATGCGGCCCGGAAGTGTCATCCTGGATGTCTGTATCGACCGGGGAGGCTGTTTTGAGACCAGTGAACTGACGTCCCATGAAAAGCCGATTTTCAGAAAACATGACGTGATTCATTATTGTGTACCCAATATAGCCAGTGGCTTCGCCAGGACGGCCAGTCATGCGATCTCAAATGTACTGATGCCGATGCTGCTCAAAATTGCCGACGAAGGCGGCCTGGATTCCATCTTGTGGCATAATTTTAATCTCAGAAACGGCATTTATATGTTTAAAGGCCAGGTTACGAATTTTTATCTGAGTGAAAGATTTAATATGAAATACACAGACCTTAATCTGTTGTTGGCAACCAGCCGGCGTTAG
- a CDS encoding sialate O-acetylesterase has protein sequence MQKKLVLWLICVLIVVTTTIPAAAQVKLPSLVKDSMVLQRGHSIKIWGWASKGEKIKVRFNGREFAAKAGNDLKWSVQLPAMPAGGPYTMTIKGKNTIKLKDILIGDVWLCSGQSNMVHQLFLHSVYYPNAIKNAHYPEIRQFWVPNIPVLKGPADSLNGGAWKPATPAFVGSFSAVAYFFAKAIYEKYHVPIGIINASVGGTPIEAWISDDGFKGFPAIESQIQDHKAPGFLDGIKNKTSGFKKTAVMDKGVDGSQPWYSTAYTPKGWRQIGIPGYWEDQGVKDLNGVVWYRKIIDVPGRMTEKEAKVFLGRIVNADELYINGQKVGSTTYEYPQRRYAVPRDLLRAGKNLFVIKVQNFFGKGGFVPDKPYCLIAGTDTLDLKGYWQYKVGAVFAPPKHKGLPPTHFSLQNAPAALYNGMVAPLINYGIKGILWYQGESNIGTKNYAGLMQNLIEDWRNKWKLGDIPFLFVQLPGFGDFNYLPAQSGWAELREAQLKTCAIRNTGMAVTIDLGEWNDIHPDRKKPVGDRLALIARKIAYHENIVACGPLYKSYEKQGNKIIISFTNAAFGLMTSDGEAPQEIAIAGADKHFVWAESKISGDKLEVWSTTIRDPIYVRYGWADNPVNPNLCNKKGMPASPFSIR, from the coding sequence ATGCAAAAAAAGCTAGTCTTGTGGTTAATATGCGTTTTGATAGTTGTAACGACGACTATTCCGGCCGCAGCCCAGGTGAAATTACCAAGCCTGGTTAAGGATAGTATGGTATTACAAAGAGGTCATTCAATCAAGATTTGGGGCTGGGCCTCCAAAGGTGAGAAAATAAAAGTGAGATTTAACGGCCGGGAATTCGCCGCCAAAGCCGGTAATGACCTCAAATGGTCGGTACAGCTGCCAGCTATGCCGGCCGGAGGCCCTTATACCATGACCATAAAAGGCAAAAATACAATTAAGTTAAAGGATATTCTGATCGGAGATGTCTGGCTCTGTTCGGGTCAGTCAAATATGGTTCACCAGCTTTTCCTACATTCTGTATATTACCCAAATGCAATCAAAAACGCTCATTATCCGGAAATACGGCAGTTTTGGGTGCCTAATATACCTGTTTTAAAAGGACCGGCTGACAGTTTGAATGGCGGTGCCTGGAAGCCTGCGACCCCGGCATTCGTGGGTAGTTTTTCTGCTGTGGCCTATTTTTTTGCTAAAGCTATTTACGAAAAATATCATGTTCCCATTGGTATTATAAATGCCAGTGTAGGCGGTACCCCCATTGAAGCATGGATAAGCGATGATGGCTTCAAGGGATTTCCCGCAATCGAAAGTCAGATACAAGACCACAAAGCCCCGGGCTTTTTAGACGGTATAAAAAACAAAACATCTGGCTTTAAAAAAACAGCTGTAATGGATAAAGGGGTGGATGGCTCCCAGCCATGGTATTCAACGGCATACACACCGAAAGGCTGGCGGCAAATTGGCATTCCCGGTTACTGGGAGGATCAGGGCGTGAAGGATTTGAATGGCGTGGTCTGGTACAGAAAAATCATTGATGTACCTGGGCGAATGACCGAAAAAGAAGCAAAGGTCTTTTTAGGCAGAATCGTGAACGCAGATGAATTATATATTAACGGACAAAAAGTAGGCAGTACCACTTATGAATATCCACAAAGAAGGTATGCCGTTCCCAGAGACTTACTCAGGGCAGGCAAAAATCTTTTTGTGATCAAGGTGCAGAATTTTTTTGGAAAGGGCGGATTTGTTCCTGATAAACCCTATTGCCTGATTGCCGGCACGGATACATTGGATTTAAAGGGATATTGGCAGTATAAGGTGGGGGCCGTTTTTGCACCACCTAAGCACAAAGGCCTGCCGCCGACTCATTTCTCCCTTCAGAATGCGCCGGCTGCCTTATATAACGGTATGGTTGCTCCACTGATTAATTATGGCATAAAGGGCATTTTATGGTACCAGGGGGAAAGCAATATAGGAACAAAAAATTATGCCGGACTGATGCAAAACTTAATTGAGGATTGGCGTAACAAATGGAAACTGGGGGATATTCCGTTTTTATTTGTCCAATTGCCAGGCTTCGGAGATTTTAATTATTTGCCAGCGCAAAGCGGGTGGGCAGAGCTAAGGGAGGCTCAGTTGAAAACTTGTGCTATCAGGAATACAGGTATGGCAGTGACCATAGATCTAGGTGAATGGAATGATATACATCCGGACAGAAAAAAGCCGGTAGGAGACCGCCTGGCGTTAATTGCCAGGAAAATAGCTTATCATGAAAACATAGTGGCTTGCGGCCCTCTATACAAGTCCTATGAAAAACAAGGAAATAAGATTATAATATCATTCACTAACGCGGCTTTTGGTCTGATGACATCGGATGGAGAGGCGCCTCAGGAAATTGCGATTGCCGGAGCGGATAAACATTTTGTCTGGGCAGAATCTAAAATTTCGGGCGATAAACTGGAAGTCTGGAGTACAACGATTCGTGATCCTATATATGTACGTTATGGTTGGGCAGATAACCCGGTAAACCCAAATTTGTGCAATAAGAAAGGGATGCCGGCCTCTCCATTCAGCATTCGATAA
- a CDS encoding GNAT family N-acetyltransferase: MHIRTATINDLAAIAAIEQRCFPPNEAASYDCLSERLRIFPTHFWLLERDNRLLGFINGMVTDRQTIDDEMFKNAGLHDRQGKWQSVFGLAVAPEYRKKGYAGKLLDHLIAQARKQNKTGVTLTCKEHLIDYYQKFGFRDSGIGHSTHGGETWHDMILTL; encoded by the coding sequence ATGCATATCAGAACAGCGACGATAAACGACTTAGCAGCTATTGCTGCCATCGAACAGCGCTGCTTTCCTCCTAACGAAGCGGCGTCTTACGATTGTTTATCAGAGAGGTTACGGATCTTCCCGACACATTTCTGGTTACTGGAAAGAGATAACCGGCTACTGGGCTTTATAAACGGAATGGTCACAGACCGTCAGACCATTGATGACGAGATGTTTAAAAACGCCGGCCTGCATGACAGACAGGGCAAATGGCAGTCTGTTTTCGGCCTGGCGGTCGCTCCCGAGTACAGAAAAAAAGGATATGCGGGCAAGTTGCTCGACCATCTTATTGCGCAGGCCAGAAAGCAAAATAAAACAGGGGTAACGCTAACCTGCAAGGAGCACCTGATTGATTATTACCAGAAATTTGGTTTCAGGGATTCGGGTATCGGCCACTCCACGCATGGCGGTGAAACCTGGCATGATATGATCCTTACCCTTTAG
- a CDS encoding DUF4932 domain-containing protein, which translates to MASRICLLLFLLNVSVSAFTQQRIHSKVDKRMETLSIVARLAGYEEYNDDYAKKYVADIHQYFDPYKEDTLFRFMRFVRAQKDISLDAVSSMAVCLQLYGGKFSLIDSWKTDLGRWDQAHAIRFVSLLNAFYTKTKFDDFFKNEQPYYDQITVRYDSMISNLNQSWYFKYYGTKRPRHFNIIIGCANGGQNYGAETNSKEGGKQLYAIQGSWTFDTLGKPVFPADKYFPTIVHEFNHTFINPILGKFEDNDTLKNSAASLFNLVKSFMVADNYGMWQIMVNESLVRASVVRYLIDNHATGSVIDAEMTQQEEEGFLWIRPLVALLGKYEKHRDIYPTFEAFYPKIIHFFDTTATSINSKCPEVTAIVPSVDTKQDVDPRLKTMTLYFDRPMDVYHYSFHYGKPGKAGFPVTKVIGYSKDGKSIEIGLDLQPDTEYEMVLRGSKTFKSADGYPLKSRTVRFRTAGQ; encoded by the coding sequence ATGGCCAGCAGGATATGCTTATTGTTATTCCTTTTGAATGTATCCGTTTCTGCTTTTACACAACAAAGAATCCATTCGAAGGTGGATAAAAGAATGGAAACCCTGAGCATTGTTGCGCGTCTGGCCGGATATGAGGAATACAATGATGATTATGCAAAAAAATATGTAGCAGATATACATCAGTACTTTGATCCCTACAAAGAGGATACGCTTTTCAGGTTTATGCGTTTTGTCAGGGCGCAGAAGGATATTTCCTTGGACGCCGTTTCTTCAATGGCTGTCTGCCTACAGTTATACGGCGGCAAGTTTTCTCTTATTGATAGCTGGAAAACTGATCTGGGAAGATGGGACCAGGCACATGCGATTCGATTTGTTTCTCTATTGAATGCTTTTTATACAAAAACAAAATTCGATGATTTCTTTAAAAATGAACAGCCGTATTATGACCAGATTACGGTAAGATATGACAGTATGATATCGAATTTAAATCAGTCGTGGTATTTTAAGTATTATGGAACAAAGCGCCCCAGGCATTTCAATATTATTATTGGTTGTGCCAACGGAGGCCAAAATTATGGTGCGGAAACAAATTCAAAAGAAGGCGGCAAACAACTCTACGCCATACAGGGGAGTTGGACGTTTGACACACTTGGCAAACCGGTGTTCCCAGCGGATAAATATTTTCCGACTATTGTACATGAATTCAATCATACTTTTATCAATCCAATATTGGGGAAGTTCGAAGATAATGACACCTTAAAAAATAGCGCTGCTTCTTTATTTAATTTGGTGAAATCTTTTATGGTCGCCGATAATTACGGAATGTGGCAGATCATGGTGAATGAAAGTCTTGTAAGGGCTTCCGTTGTCCGGTATTTGATCGATAACCATGCGACCGGAAGTGTGATTGATGCTGAGATGACGCAACAGGAGGAAGAGGGGTTTTTGTGGATCAGGCCACTGGTGGCATTACTGGGGAAATACGAAAAGCATAGAGATATCTATCCGACTTTTGAGGCTTTTTACCCCAAAATCATCCATTTTTTTGATACGACAGCGACATCCATTAATAGTAAATGCCCTGAAGTAACGGCCATAGTCCCATCCGTCGATACCAAGCAGGATGTAGACCCTCGTTTAAAGACAATGACCCTTTATTTTGACAGGCCGATGGATGTTTATCATTATTCATTTCATTATGGGAAGCCGGGAAAAGCCGGGTTCCCTGTCACAAAAGTAATTGGTTATTCTAAAGATGGGAAATCAATTGAGATCGGCCTGGACCTGCAACCGGATACTGAATATGAAATGGTGCTGCGCGGGAGCAAGACCTTTAAAAGTGCGGATGGCTATCCACTCAAAAGCCGTACCGTCAGATTTAGGACAGCCGGGCAGTAA